The proteins below come from a single Metarhizium brunneum chromosome 1, complete sequence genomic window:
- the AVT2 gene encoding Vacuolar amino acid transporter 2 gives MSEAKNNGEPNRHEEAHGLLASSDFDDHEDDIVVYAANGDGKREQGSHSDTSPSPPKVKTPRTPNRVQFDLNPAVIGDANGSAHGGRRSSSEESFEFDDDVEIQGHHSHRVPLLTDMEAPSVAVANTLGNDANDDGNRLEQAMRRPKSGLKSAFMNMANSIIGAGIIGQPYALRQAGLLSGILLLVGLTVVVDWTICLIVINSKLSGTSSFQGTVEHCFGRPGLVAISLAQWVFAFGGMVAFGVIVGDTIPHVLVAIWPNLGTVPLLGLLTDRRVAIAVFVMGVSYPLTLYRDIAKLAKASTFALIGMLVIVVTVVIQGFFVPSESKGSFSTPLLTVNGGIFQAIGVISFAFVCHHNSLLIYGSLKTPTIDNFSRVTHYSTGISMMACLFMALAGFLTFGDKTLGNVLNNFPSDNSMVNVARLCFGLNMLTTFPLEAFVCREVMLTYWYPDEDFNLRRHIISSTALVASATAISLLTCDLGVVFELVGATSAVAMAYILPPMCYIKLTTKSWRTYMAYAVVVFGVAVMVISVVQAVDKMVHGSDEATQCV, from the exons ATGagcgaggccaagaacaatGGCGAGCCGAACCGGCACGAGGAAGCCCACGGATTGTTGGCCAGCAGCGACTTTGATGACCACGAGGACGATATCGTTGTCTACGCCGCCAATGGGGACGGCAAACGAGAGCAAGGCAGCCACAGCGacacgtcgccgtcgccgcctaAAGTAAAAACACCACGGACGCCGAACCGAGTGCAGTTTGATTTAAACCCTGCTGTTATCGGAGATGCAAATGGATCCGCTCACGGCGGGAGGAGGTCTTCCTCCGAGGAGAGCTTCGAATTTGACGACGATGTGGAAATCCAGGGCCACCACTCGCATCGGGTGCCCTTGCTgaccgacatggaggcaCCCAGCGTCGCCGTTGCGAATACACTTGGAAATGATGCaaacgacgacggcaacCGATTAGAACAGGCGATGCGACGACCCAAGTCGGGGCTCAAATCGGCCTTTatgaacatggccaactcGATCATTGGAGCTGGCATCATTGGACAGCCATATGCTCTTCGACAGGCAGGTCTCCTGTCCGGCATACTCTTACTCGTTGGGctgacggtggtggtggactGGACCATTTGCCTCATCGTGATCAACAGCAAGCTGAGTGGGACGAGCAGTTTCCAAGGCACCGTAGAGCATTGCTTCGGACGCCCCGGTCTCGTGGCCATCAGCCTGGCCCAGTGGGTGtttgcctttggcggcatggTAGCGTTTGGCGTCATTGTGGGAGACACGATCCCCCATGTGCTGGTTGCCATCTGGCCGAATCTAGGCACGGTGCCATTACTTGGACTCTTGACGGACAGGAGAGTTGCCATCGCAGTGTTTGTAATGGGCGTGAGCTATCCACTGACCTTGTACCGCGATATTGCGAAACTGGCCAAGGCGAGTACCTTTGCCTTGATTGGCATGTTGGTCATTgtggtgacggtggtgatTCAAGGATTCTTTGTGCCGTCCGAGTCCAAGGGTTCGTTTAGTACGCCGCTGTTGACTGTGAACGGGGGCATTTTCCAGGCCATTGGTGTGATTTCATTTG CTTTCGTTTGTCACCACAACTCATTATTGATCTACGGCTCTCTGAAAACGCCCACGATTGACAACTTTTCCCGCGTCACGCACTACTCCACAGGCATATCCATGATGGCTTGTCTATTCATGGCTCTGGCAGGATTCCTTACCTTCGGAGACAAGACGCTCGGCAACGTCCTGAACAACTTCCCCTCGGACAACAGCATGGTCAATGTTGCCCGTCTCTGCTTTGGCCTCAACATGTTGACTACCTTTCCTCTGGAGGCCTTTGTGTGTAGAGAGGTGATGCTCACATACTGGTATCCCGATGAAGACTTCAACCTCCGACGGCACATCATCTCCAGCACGGCACTGGTAGCATCTGCCACGGCCATCAGCTTGCTAACATGCGACCTGGGCGTGGTGTTTGAGCTGGTCGGGGCAACGAGTGCTGTTGCCATGGCGTACATACTGCCGCCCATGTGCTACATCAAGCTCACGACTAAGAGTTGGCGAACATATATGGCATAtgcggtggtggtgtttggcGTCGCTGTCATGGTGATTAGTGTGGTCCAGGCAGTTGACAAGATGGTTCACG GGTCCGACGAGGCGACCCAGTGTGTATGA